In Haemophilus parainfluenzae, the sequence CGGGTACAGATGCGAATATTCGCTACTATAACTTACCAGCTGATATTACCTACTTCTTCCAAGGTGCTTCACAAGATACAGCTGGACTTTATGTTGTATCATCGCCAGATGAATTAGCGGAAATTAAAGGTTACTTAGATACAAGCAATCCGAATGTTCGTATTTATGCAAGTTCTCGTTCAAATGCGGCAAGCAATACTGCGGAATACTATGCAAAAATGAATGGCGTTCAATTTAGTGATATTCCATTCTTTAAAGAAACAGATTCTTCACAATATCAAAAAGTGGCAAGTTCAACTGGTGGCGAATTCCAATTAATGCGTTTATATGCAATGGGTGCCGATGCTTGGTTGCTCATCAACCACTTTAATGAATTACGCCAAGTACCAGGCTATACATTAAGCGGTTTAACTGGTCAGCTTAGCGCAGGTCCAAACTGTAATGTGGATCGCGATATGACTTGGTACCAAGTACAAGATAGTAACGTGGTGCCGGTTGCAAACTAATCCATGTTTTCATTAAAACGTCAACAAGGGGCGGGCTTTGAACATCAAGCCCGCCTTTTCTTAGAAGCCAAAGGCCTCAAATTCATCGCGGCGAATCAATATTTCAAATGCGGTGAATTGGATCTTATTATGCAAGACGGTCAAACGATCGTTTTTGTTGAAGTGCGTCAACGATCTAGCTCAACATTTGGATCCGCTGTTGAAAGCGTAGATTGGCAAAAACAACAAAAATGGTTGGATGCGGCAAATTTATGGCTGATGAAACAAAACATGAGTTTAGAAGACGCCGATTGTCGTTTTGATTTAATCGCCTTTGGCAAAACGCCACAAGATATTCAATGGATTCCTAATTTTCTCGATTAATGGCTTTTTATAATGTTACAAAAAGTAAAAGATATTTATAGCGAAAGTATTCAAATTCAAATTGCTGCGTCTAGCATGCTGTCGGAAAATATTGCTAACGCTACCCAAATGGTGATGCAATGTTTGCTAGGCGGCAATAAAGTGATCGCTTGTGGCGTCTCTCGATCTTATTCCAATGCGCAGTTTCTCGTATCTAACTTGCTTAATCGATATGATTTAGCAAGACCGAGTTTTCCCTCTGTGCTCTTGAGTTTAGAAAGTGCGGTGGGTTCTTCTCTTGTTTTTGAACACTCGCCTGAAGAATTGTATTGTCACCAATTTAATGCTGTTGCCAAACCAGGTGACTTACTTATCGCTTTTGCACCTTTGGGAACAGAGAAAATTGTGCTAAACACTATTTCTCATGCAGTAAATAAAGAAGTTAATGTCATTGCACTCACTGGCTCTAATAACGACGCCATTCAAGGAATTTTAGCTGATAGTGATTTAGAAATATCGATTCCGGCAACCAAAGAAAGTCGAGTCCTAGAAAACCATCTTTTTGTTATCAATGCCCTTTGTGAATTAGTTGACCATACCTTGTTCCCAAGTGCTTGACAGCAAAATAAATCAATTTCAAACTAGTAATAATTTAATCTCAAAAATCTTTCTATCAGCCAAAAACAGCGTGTCGCTTTGGCACGCGCGCTGATTTTAGAACCTGAAATAATTATTATAGATGATGCACTTGGTAATTTAGATGCCTCGGTGCGCATTCAATTACTAAATTTAACCCTTGATCTGCAGCAAAGTTTAGACATCTCTTACATTTATGTAGGCCAAGACCTCGGCGTGATTAAACATATTGCAGACACAGTCATCGTGATGGATAAAGGGAAAATGATAAAGAGCGGTACGCCTAAAACGCTATTTACCGATCCTCAAACAGATGTAACTGGTCGTTTAGTGGAAAGTTATTTTGGCAAAATTTTAGATGAAACTGCTTGGGTAAAAAGACAAAAACACTCACTAAGGATAGAAAAAATGAACACACGTCCCTTTTATTTCGGACTTATATTTATCGCGATTATCGCTATACTTGCTAACTATTTAGGAAACACTGATTTTTCCCATCATTATCATATCAGTGCTTTAATTATTGCCATTTTGCTGGGAATGGCAATCGGCAATACCATTTATCCGCAATTTTCAACACAAGTGGAAAAAGGCGTGTTATTTGCGAAAGGCACGCTTCTTCGCACTGGCATTGTGCTGTATGGTTTTCGCCTCACTTTTGGCGATATTGCTGATGTCGGATTAAATGCTGTCGTCACTGATGCAATCATGCTAATTTCAACCTTCTTTTTTACCGCACTTTTAGGCATTCGTTATCTAAAAATGGATAAACAATTGGTTTATCTCACTGGGGCAGGTTGCAGCATTTGCGGTGCAGCAGCAGTGATGGCGGCAGAGCCTGTTACCAAAGCAGAATCCCATAAAGTTTCAGTGGCAATTGCCGTAGTGGTCATTTTCGGGACTCTTGCTATTTTTACTTACCCCTTGTTCTACACGTGGTCACAACATTTAATTAACGCCCATCAATTTGGTATTTATGTTGGTTCTAGTGTACACGAAGTGGCTCAAGTTTATGCGATTGGGGAAAATATTGATCCTATCGTGGCGAATACTGCTGTCATTTCCAAAATGATCCGAGTGATGATGCTTGCACCATTTTTATTAATGCTTTCTTGGTTATTAACACGAAGTAATGGAGTATCAGAAAATACGTCACACAAAATTACAATTCCTTGGTTTGCTGTACTTTTTATTGGCGTTGCGATTTTTAATTCTTTTGATTTATTACCAAAAGAACTCGTGAAATTATTAGTTGAAATCGATTCTTTCTTATTAATTTCAGCGATGGCTGCCCTTGGCTTAACTACGCAAGCAAGCGCAATCAAGAAAGCTGGATTAAAACCTCTGATTTTAGGGATACTGATTTATTTATGGCTAGTGGTTGGTGGATTTTTAGTGAACTATGGAATATCAAAATTAAATGAATGGTGTTCAATTTAGTGATATTCCATTTTTTAAAGAAACCAATTCATCACAATATCAAAAACTCGCTAAAACAACTGGCGGTGAATATCAATTAATGCGTTTATATGCAATGGGGGCGGATGCTTGGTTACTCATCAATCAATTTAATGAATTACGCCAAGTACCAGGATATCGCTTAAGTGGTTTAACTGGTATTTTAAGTGCGGGTACAAATTGTAATGTTGAACGAGATATGACTTGGTATCAATATCAAGATGGTGCAATTGTACCAGTAGCAAACTAATGTTTTCTTTAAAACGTCAACAAGGGGCGAGCTTTGAACATCAAGCCCGCCTTTTCTTAGAAACCAAAGGCCTCAAATTCATCGCTGCGAATCAATATTTCAAATGCGGTGAATTGGATCTTATTATGCAAGACGGTCAAACGATCGTTTTTGTTGAGGTACGTCAACGATCTAGCTCAACATTTGGATCCGCTGTTGAAAGCGTAGATTGGCAAAAACAACAAAAATGGTTGGATGCGGCAAATTTATGGCTGATGAAACAAAACATGAGTTTAGAAGACGCCGATTGTCGTTTTGATTTAATCGCCTTTGGCAAAACGCCACAAGATATTCAATGGATTCCTAATTTTCTCGATTAATGGCTTTTTATAATGTTACAAAAAGTAAAAGATATTTATAGCGAAAGTATTCAAATTCAAATTGCTGCGTCTAGCATGCTGTCGGAAAATATTGCTACTGCCGCACAAATGGTGATGCAATGTTTACTGAGTAGTAATAAGGTCATTGCTTGTGGGGTCTCTCGCTCTTACGCTAATGCACAATTTTTAGTATCAAATCTGCTTAATCGCTATGATTTTGAACGCCCTAGCTTGCCTTCTGTACTACTTAGCCTTGAAAGTGCGGTTGGTTCTTCACTGGTTTTTGATCAACCAACCGATCAACTTTATCAACATCAATTTAACGCTATCGCTAAACCTGGCGATTTATTGCTCGCTTTTTCCCCTTTAGGGACAGAAAAAGCGGTGCTAAATACGATTTCTAATGCAGTCAATAAAGAAATTCAGGTGATTGCTTTAACGGGTTCAAATAACGATGCTATTCAAGGTGTATTGGCTGAAACAGATTTAGAAATCTCCATTCCTGCCACTAAAGAAACACGAATTTTAGAAAATCATTTATTCGTGATTAATGCACTTTGTGAGCTTGTTGATAGCACACTTTTCCCAACAGCTTGACATTAAAAGATTT encodes:
- a CDS encoding YraN family protein, with protein sequence MFSLKRQQGAGFEHQARLFLEAKGLKFIAANQYFKCGELDLIMQDGQTIVFVEVRQRSSSTFGSAVESVDWQKQQKWLDAANLWLMKQNMSLEDADCRFDLIAFGKTPQDIQWIPNFLD
- a CDS encoding D-sedoheptulose-7-phosphate isomerase, which codes for MLQKVKDIYSESIQIQIAASSMLSENIANATQMVMQCLLGGNKVIACGVSRSYSNAQFLVSNLLNRYDLARPSFPSVLLSLESAVGSSLVFEHSPEELYCHQFNAVAKPGDLLIAFAPLGTEKIVLNTISHAVNKEVNVIALTGSNNDAIQGILADSDLEISIPATKESRVLENHLFVINALCELVDHTLFPSA
- a CDS encoding YeiH family protein, which codes for MNTRPFYFGLIFIAIIAILANYLGNTDFSHHYHISALIIAILLGMAIGNTIYPQFSTQVEKGVLFAKGTLLRTGIVLYGFRLTFGDIADVGLNAVVTDAIMLISTFFFTALLGIRYLKMDKQLVYLTGAGCSICGAAAVMAAEPVTKAESHKVSVAIAVVVIFGTLAIFTYPLFYTWSQHLINAHQFGIYVGSSVHEVAQVYAIGENIDPIVANTAVISKMIRVMMLAPFLLMLSWLLTRSNGVSENTSHKITIPWFAVLFIGVAIFNSFDLLPKELVKLLVEIDSFLLISAMAALGLTTQASAIKKAGLKPLILGILIYLWLVVGGFLVNYGISKLNEWCSI
- a CDS encoding YraN family protein, which gives rise to MFSLKRQQGASFEHQARLFLETKGLKFIAANQYFKCGELDLIMQDGQTIVFVEVRQRSSSTFGSAVESVDWQKQQKWLDAANLWLMKQNMSLEDADCRFDLIAFGKTPQDIQWIPNFLD
- a CDS encoding D-sedoheptulose-7-phosphate isomerase, coding for MLQKVKDIYSESIQIQIAASSMLSENIATAAQMVMQCLLSSNKVIACGVSRSYANAQFLVSNLLNRYDFERPSLPSVLLSLESAVGSSLVFDQPTDQLYQHQFNAIAKPGDLLLAFSPLGTEKAVLNTISNAVNKEIQVIALTGSNNDAIQGVLAETDLEISIPATKETRILENHLFVINALCELVDSTLFPTA